One stretch of Siphonobacter curvatus DNA includes these proteins:
- a CDS encoding NUDIX hydrolase: MTTATFSEFSQSLSQRLQEPLPGELAHQKMASGSRTRFKIQPNERTRQSAVLILFYQYLGNIYLPLILRPKYEGVHGGQMAFPGGRMERTDKSLIHTALREAQEEIGIKASDVKILGSLTKLYIPPSNFWVLPVVGTLPYRPDFYPDPVEVDMIFEVELMEMMNEGILGTEKRESKGFVFDAPYYLLQENKVWGATAMMIAELLVVVHEAQ, encoded by the coding sequence CTGACTACGGCAACCTTCTCTGAATTCTCCCAGTCACTCAGCCAGCGATTGCAAGAGCCGCTGCCGGGTGAACTGGCCCATCAGAAAATGGCTTCCGGCAGCCGGACTCGCTTCAAAATCCAGCCCAATGAACGTACGCGGCAAAGTGCCGTTTTGATCTTATTTTACCAGTATCTGGGTAATATCTACCTGCCTCTGATTCTTCGGCCTAAGTACGAAGGGGTGCACGGCGGTCAGATGGCTTTTCCTGGTGGACGCATGGAACGAACCGATAAAAGTCTGATTCATACGGCCTTACGCGAAGCTCAGGAAGAAATTGGAATCAAAGCCAGTGACGTGAAGATCCTGGGCTCACTCACCAAATTGTATATTCCACCCAGTAACTTCTGGGTGTTACCGGTCGTCGGAACCCTGCCGTATCGCCCTGATTTTTATCCAGACCCCGTAGAAGTCGATATGATCTTCGAAGTAGAATTAATGGAGATGATGAATGAAGGCATTCTCGGCACCGAAAAACGCGAATCCAAAGGTTTCGTTTTCGACGCTCCTTATTACCTGTTGCAGGAGAATAAAGTATGGGGTGCTACGGCCATGATGATTGCCGAATTATTGGTAGTTGTACATGAAGCCCAGTAG
- a CDS encoding NAD(P)/FAD-dependent oxidoreductase: protein MKKTVSYVLEPEIALDTDRFRQFIADEFSLPLEASDWQVRKTRQSVDARSRQVKINVEAEVFINETPQPQRQYEFSYGNVSQAPTAIVVGAGPAGLFAALRLIELGVRPIVLERGKDVRARRRDLAAINKEHLVNPESNYCFGEGGAGTYSDGKLYTRSKKRGDIRRILEILVNHGAVEDILVEAHPHIGTNKLPYVVAALREQILQAGGVIKFETKVTDFVLEKGEMRGVVTADGQSYTGLGVILATGHSARDIFELCEKRGILQEAKPFAMGVRIEHPQSLIDQLQYHRPDRGILPAASYSLVAQTQYKGVERGVFSFCMCPGGFIVPAATAPGELVVNGMSPSRRDSYFANSGMVVAVNEPDWKKYSKHGALAGLRYQQEVEQQACQAAGQTQLAPTQRVQDFLTGKVSSSLNETSYQPGLVALDLSSLLPETIAQPLKLGLQEFGKRMRGYASNEGQLIGVESRTSSPVRIPRDRESYEHVQVKRLYPCGEGAGYAGGIVSAAVDGERCAEALVDRYRR, encoded by the coding sequence ATGAAAAAAACAGTATCCTACGTACTAGAGCCCGAAATTGCTCTGGATACGGACCGTTTTCGGCAGTTCATTGCCGATGAATTTAGCTTACCCTTGGAGGCCAGCGACTGGCAGGTACGCAAGACCCGGCAGTCCGTCGATGCACGAAGTCGACAGGTGAAAATCAACGTCGAAGCCGAAGTTTTCATCAACGAAACACCCCAACCGCAACGTCAGTACGAATTCTCGTACGGTAATGTGAGCCAGGCTCCAACGGCAATTGTCGTGGGGGCAGGCCCGGCGGGACTTTTTGCAGCTTTGCGGCTCATTGAACTAGGCGTTCGTCCGATTGTACTCGAACGTGGCAAAGACGTTCGGGCTCGTCGCCGGGATCTGGCGGCAATCAATAAAGAGCATCTGGTTAATCCCGAATCCAACTATTGCTTTGGCGAAGGCGGGGCGGGCACCTATTCCGATGGAAAGCTTTATACCCGATCCAAAAAACGTGGGGACATTCGGCGTATCCTCGAAATTCTGGTTAATCATGGGGCCGTCGAAGATATTCTGGTGGAGGCCCACCCGCACATTGGTACCAACAAGTTACCCTACGTCGTGGCCGCCCTTCGCGAGCAAATCCTTCAGGCGGGGGGAGTGATCAAATTTGAAACCAAGGTTACCGATTTTGTCCTGGAAAAAGGAGAAATGCGGGGCGTTGTTACCGCTGATGGGCAAAGCTATACGGGCCTGGGGGTCATTCTGGCAACGGGACATTCTGCCCGGGATATTTTTGAACTCTGCGAGAAACGGGGCATCCTGCAGGAAGCCAAGCCCTTTGCGATGGGCGTGCGGATCGAACACCCGCAGTCACTGATTGACCAGTTGCAGTACCACCGGCCCGATCGGGGCATTCTGCCCGCTGCCTCGTACAGTCTGGTCGCTCAAACGCAGTACAAGGGTGTTGAACGGGGCGTATTTTCATTCTGTATGTGTCCAGGTGGTTTTATCGTTCCGGCGGCTACGGCTCCCGGCGAGCTGGTCGTCAATGGCATGTCGCCTTCCCGCCGCGATTCCTACTTCGCCAATTCAGGCATGGTGGTAGCCGTCAACGAGCCCGATTGGAAAAAATACAGTAAACACGGGGCTTTGGCCGGACTCCGCTATCAGCAGGAAGTGGAGCAGCAAGCCTGTCAGGCGGCGGGGCAAACACAATTGGCACCTACCCAGCGGGTACAGGATTTCCTGACGGGTAAGGTATCGTCCTCGCTGAACGAGACTTCGTATCAGCCCGGACTGGTCGCTCTGGATTTATCGAGCCTGTTACCCGAAACCATTGCTCAACCCCTGAAGCTGGGCTTACAGGAATTTGGCAAACGCATGCGGGGCTATGCCTCCAACGAAGGTCAGCTCATTGGCGTAGAAAGCCGAACGTCTTCACCCGTACGGATTCCGCGGGATCGCGAAAGTTATGAACACGTACAGGTTAAACGACTGTATCCTTGCGGAGAAGGGGCCGGATACGCCGGAGGGATTGTCTCGGCGGCAGTAGATGGCGAACGTTGTGCTGAAGCCCTGGTCGATCGTTACCGCCGCTAA